Proteins co-encoded in one Bradyrhizobium sp. 170 genomic window:
- a CDS encoding nucleotidyl transferase AbiEii/AbiGii toxin family protein yields MAVMPVAQIEQDYFKLLKFTPVAIPSLSFDEAVAEKIRAASQRSKIRELHDLSEIARPPA; encoded by the coding sequence ATGGCAGTCATGCCTGTCGCGCAGATCGAACAGGATTATTTTAAGCTCCTCAAGTTCACACCTGTGGCGATTCCGTCTCTCTCATTTGATGAAGCCGTCGCGGAAAAGATTCGCGCCGCCAGCCAGCGCTCGAAAATCCGCGAACTGCACGATCTTTCGGAAATCGCCCGTCCGCCCGCTTAA
- a CDS encoding DNA-binding protein has product MPRPQKYTDSEIMAAAQALIVEGGEINPMRVRMRLGGGNVSRIKAVVAKMPRQEPLSASPSGLPQTLVRELQQMSSEASQQFLSVITRYWTSTHAESAGPAREENAALRTQIDGLEREALASSERLARAERQRDEMARAVKQLGKERDELAQNFGGLQSALRNAESDFRAAQRLIDSFERNRREDRDQIRDLQKRIEDLVGEIALLRVKASGQLQKVRPRSASTSKSRVGRAT; this is encoded by the coding sequence ATGCCTCGCCCACAGAAATATACCGATTCCGAAATTATGGCTGCCGCGCAAGCGTTGATTGTAGAAGGCGGAGAAATCAATCCGATGCGTGTGCGCATGCGGTTGGGAGGAGGAAATGTCAGCCGGATCAAGGCCGTCGTCGCGAAGATGCCACGGCAGGAACCGCTCTCAGCTTCCCCTTCCGGGTTGCCGCAGACGCTGGTGCGTGAACTGCAACAAATGAGCTCCGAGGCTTCCCAACAGTTCCTTTCAGTGATCACCAGGTATTGGACGAGCACGCACGCGGAATCAGCCGGCCCGGCGCGGGAAGAGAATGCCGCCTTGCGCACGCAGATCGACGGTCTCGAAAGGGAGGCGCTTGCCTCATCCGAGAGGCTTGCCCGAGCCGAGAGGCAGCGCGACGAGATGGCCCGAGCTGTGAAGCAGCTCGGCAAAGAACGGGACGAACTCGCCCAGAACTTCGGGGGCCTGCAATCGGCGTTGCGCAATGCAGAAAGCGATTTCCGCGCCGCACAACGCCTGATCGACTCTTTTGAACGCAATCGACGCGAAGACCGGGACCAAATCCGAGACCTTCAGAAGCGGATCGAGGATTTGGTCGGCGAGATAGCGCTGCTGAGGGTGAAAGCGTCGGGCCAACTGCAAAAGGTCCGCCCGCGGAGCGCAAGCACTTCCAAATCTCGCGTCGGTCGAGCGACTTAG
- a CDS encoding Wadjet anti-phage system protein JetA family protein: protein MSFLDVIPHALFRMLSSSAHVRNVAVLESIFEQFFDDFAFAPKRAEVLQVIRQVLDNPDFRTIADDDEVNPSPETAEHIVYGRLRDDGWIMEVANRKATEVYMPREAHALLSALITLKEELTIDISAEASLIDSGILAAYQDPAGKVMNIASARRQTVQLRRSIDGVLTSLHRIEEDLMRSDGLADLLTKFMERFVEKLLLENYRALKASAYNPMRFQRSIQTNTERFLNDEGQIARAAMALADQRLVPDVATAQVQIAQDLTRIRDVFANLGEKLDVIDRFSHKLERRIATTVRYQETGRNIREERLRDAIRLAFAQWSAGNVECVSPLVEIPVPYSTATLALPKKAREPVEPQTRQPKAVDPADVMREQMVDAYAAAMDVTRHAVAERMRTVVPDDGGFFDLDHFEPESARDIAILYEARAGALAANPEFEIRKSSSRNPNRFVSGPGLLVRRREGKT from the coding sequence ATGAGCTTTCTTGACGTCATTCCTCATGCCTTGTTTCGCATGCTGTCGTCGTCGGCGCATGTTCGCAACGTTGCGGTCCTGGAATCCATCTTTGAGCAATTCTTCGACGACTTCGCTTTCGCGCCCAAGAGAGCCGAGGTGTTGCAGGTCATCAGGCAAGTCCTGGACAATCCAGACTTCCGAACCATCGCGGACGACGACGAGGTCAATCCCTCTCCTGAGACCGCCGAGCATATTGTCTATGGCCGATTGCGCGATGACGGCTGGATCATGGAGGTGGCGAACCGAAAGGCCACCGAGGTCTACATGCCTCGCGAAGCTCACGCGCTGCTCTCCGCCCTCATCACTCTCAAGGAAGAGCTGACGATCGATATCTCGGCTGAAGCCAGCCTGATCGACAGCGGCATTCTCGCAGCCTACCAGGACCCCGCTGGAAAGGTCATGAATATCGCCAGCGCACGCCGCCAAACGGTGCAACTGCGGCGCTCGATCGATGGCGTCCTGACGTCGCTACACCGCATCGAGGAAGACCTCATGCGATCCGACGGCCTGGCAGACCTGCTGACCAAGTTCATGGAGCGCTTCGTTGAAAAGCTTCTGCTGGAGAATTACCGCGCACTAAAAGCATCGGCCTACAATCCGATGCGCTTCCAACGCAGCATCCAGACCAATACCGAGCGTTTCCTAAACGATGAGGGCCAGATCGCCCGCGCTGCCATGGCGTTGGCCGATCAGCGGTTGGTCCCGGATGTCGCGACCGCTCAAGTCCAGATCGCGCAGGATCTTACGCGTATCCGAGATGTGTTCGCGAATCTGGGAGAAAAACTCGATGTCATCGACCGCTTCTCTCACAAACTTGAGCGCCGCATTGCGACGACCGTTCGATATCAAGAGACGGGACGAAACATTCGTGAGGAACGGCTTCGCGATGCTATTCGTCTCGCATTTGCCCAGTGGAGCGCCGGCAACGTTGAGTGCGTGAGTCCGCTCGTTGAAATTCCGGTCCCATATTCGACGGCTACGCTGGCACTACCTAAGAAGGCGCGCGAGCCGGTCGAACCGCAGACGCGCCAGCCGAAGGCGGTCGATCCCGCCGATGTCATGCGCGAACAGATGGTTGACGCCTATGCCGCCGCCATGGACGTTACCCGTCATGCTGTTGCTGAACGCATGCGGACAGTAGTACCGGACGATGGCGGGTTCTTCGATCTCGACCATTTTGAGCCCGAATCAGCTCGCGATATCGCAATACTCTACGAAGCGCGCGCGGGTGCGCTCGCGGCCAATCCTGAATTTGAAATCCGCAAGAGTTCCTCTCGAAACCCGAACCGTTTTGTCTCGGGTCCCGGCCTATTGGTGCGCCGCAGAGAGGGGAAAACATGA
- a CDS encoding DUF4194 domain-containing protein, whose amino-acid sequence MTYYSRWATRQAAQDPNVTAEQLTETANRLLHRQFVARADFGGAAHFDRIAANLDYFKDVFAGFGFQFIFNDTWGYAGYVSPVAYNNARVPTQETIVLLCLRLLYNEGAEKGYFVDSSAQILVEEDEIQTVFSSMGSRALKPGELRTILTTFKRKGLVTFDQTHSIQVSADVIIRPTITEVVDGSFLARIEVWAGQPARSEAATVESDSGGADEGSEPEPETSSS is encoded by the coding sequence ATGACCTACTACTCGCGATGGGCGACGCGGCAAGCTGCCCAGGATCCTAACGTCACGGCCGAACAACTGACTGAGACCGCTAACAGGCTCCTGCATCGGCAGTTCGTCGCTCGAGCCGATTTCGGCGGAGCTGCTCACTTCGACCGCATCGCCGCCAACCTCGATTATTTCAAGGATGTCTTCGCCGGCTTCGGGTTCCAGTTTATCTTCAACGACACTTGGGGCTACGCCGGCTACGTAAGTCCCGTCGCCTACAATAACGCGCGCGTGCCGACGCAGGAGACAATCGTTCTCCTCTGCCTGCGCCTGCTCTACAACGAGGGAGCCGAAAAGGGGTACTTTGTCGATTCCAGTGCGCAGATTCTTGTCGAGGAAGATGAGATCCAGACCGTTTTCTCATCGATGGGATCTCGCGCTCTCAAGCCAGGCGAGTTGCGGACAATTCTCACGACGTTCAAGCGAAAGGGCCTCGTCACGTTCGATCAAACACACTCTATACAGGTGTCGGCTGACGTCATCATCCGTCCCACCATCACCGAGGTGGTCGACGGCTCCTTCTTGGCGCGTATCGAGGTGTGGGCCGGGCAGCCAGCACGCTCGGAAGCGGCAACCGTCGAGAGTGACAGTGGCGGGGCAGATGAAGGCTCCGAACCCGAGCCGGAGACATCGTCATCATGA
- a CDS encoding SbcC/MukB-like Walker B domain-containing protein, whose product MIPAFVLRNIAAVNFYLYAQDFPIAQRGNAVFLGGNGSGKSVLLDAIQIVMTGMNKRYLDLNSRVSEGGRSTRTVREACLGLLDDGEGYQRDTCLTYIALGFEAADGSRRCTAGVCLEAKASLSEENVLGLFIVDGEILRFSDFVHDRPKGFEEKGWQSFLDEQRRKSRTVQTFQRQNNRAYLRHLYAIINANARGTQLDPDRARAAMRQALSFDIGQITSVTDFVKRFLLDDIPIEIQTFQDRYTTWRDMQKTIERVEAEIKTVETIRSACERVMDDQFNVRMWSYGAERAEYDRYGDVIAKQCKDIDEMEEQLESTQSYQTRLAEVIEQTRRRLEALKGQIDGTPAYKQIESAQAEQNSQAAIRRAANIEAKSIFDALSALREAATSRAFPKNHASIADFVSRSSADIGDTFDATWPKAPRRITAIVETVPPLAEARITLAEQYQDVSAARASLAKEFEDINRRLSNLRSGGTDMHPDTQDFLADMRKMRVPAQSLTEVADIAPGFTEWRGIIEAILGDWVDAVIIEPHFMDQAYPHFDRNYKATKAKLIQSENVMPQDQTVRQGTLAEAVVTENPYARAFLNVRLGRIIRARSANDIRKGDLAASVDGKYAHGRGIEYRRLPQIPRLGQSVRDQQIAQLTQQHRDFEPRLQAAKENELRLFAALEAIKRAEAALITNKGNTIRVLKTIEAADLEHKRQADLITDLEAKLPKGVMEEKREIEAALAACKQEQIDEETKEKELIGKIGQRKGAMEANAEERKKAATKAREAFPPYERRRRHHNPPVGLEGFVRRARAIYLKERATGEHPAHIRNRFETLRKDKAPSQRAAVTRLTTTVQDYVLANPDQHPRFEWTQFVATEQTAILYDWIDMRHRELTQTILRNFKIQVDKAVIALVETMVHDFLSRLRANIDAVDRTKDDLNKALRGSVFMGEVYQIRQERDQDKETIRYLIDRLDIVAPKATELMQSTLNPNDPDQVKIKELIDMLTLESNDDAHHRRRLHELADYRNYFRFSIDICDPEQSYRRISDLEQRRGKASGGQKFVPFYICLGVAAQSAYFNHLGGSRDPPPQSALLLMDEAFEKLDPDNIYKIIQFYHSLGLQLIMAAPKTHQALYQETFDTLISIIRVGRAIQATPQHFHHDAHMLLRKENPMHQPRSFFEERVREERRHAAE is encoded by the coding sequence ATGATTCCGGCCTTCGTGTTGCGCAACATCGCTGCGGTCAACTTTTATCTGTATGCGCAGGATTTCCCGATTGCCCAGCGGGGCAACGCTGTTTTCCTGGGAGGAAACGGTTCGGGCAAATCGGTGCTGCTCGATGCGATCCAGATCGTCATGACGGGCATGAACAAGCGGTACCTCGATCTCAACAGCCGCGTGTCGGAGGGAGGGCGCAGCACACGAACGGTACGTGAGGCATGTCTCGGCCTCCTTGACGATGGAGAGGGCTATCAGCGCGATACCTGCCTCACTTACATCGCGCTTGGGTTCGAGGCCGCTGACGGCAGCCGCCGTTGCACCGCGGGCGTCTGCCTTGAGGCTAAGGCCTCTCTCAGCGAAGAGAATGTTCTCGGCCTATTTATTGTCGACGGAGAAATTCTTCGATTTTCCGATTTCGTTCACGACCGCCCCAAAGGCTTCGAGGAGAAGGGGTGGCAGAGCTTTCTGGATGAACAACGTCGCAAATCCCGCACGGTTCAGACCTTTCAGCGGCAAAACAACCGCGCCTACCTGCGCCATCTCTACGCGATCATTAATGCGAACGCCCGCGGCACCCAGCTCGACCCCGACCGCGCACGCGCGGCCATGCGTCAAGCATTGTCCTTTGACATCGGCCAAATCACCAGTGTCACCGATTTCGTCAAGCGGTTCCTGCTCGACGATATCCCGATCGAAATCCAGACTTTCCAGGATCGCTACACCACTTGGCGCGACATGCAGAAGACCATCGAGCGTGTCGAGGCCGAGATCAAAACCGTGGAAACAATTCGCTCGGCATGCGAGCGTGTCATGGACGATCAGTTTAACGTCCGAATGTGGAGCTACGGGGCTGAGCGTGCCGAGTACGACCGCTATGGAGACGTGATAGCCAAGCAGTGCAAAGACATCGACGAGATGGAGGAGCAACTCGAGAGCACGCAATCTTATCAGACGAGGCTCGCTGAGGTGATCGAGCAGACACGGCGTCGGCTCGAGGCCCTAAAGGGTCAGATCGATGGAACGCCAGCCTATAAGCAGATTGAGTCTGCCCAAGCTGAACAGAATAGTCAGGCCGCCATTCGGAGGGCGGCCAACATCGAAGCAAAGTCGATCTTTGACGCCCTCAGCGCATTGCGCGAAGCAGCGACGAGTCGAGCTTTTCCCAAGAACCATGCGAGCATAGCAGATTTTGTATCACGATCGAGCGCCGATATCGGCGACACCTTCGACGCTACTTGGCCAAAAGCGCCCCGCCGAATTACAGCGATCGTCGAAACTGTGCCACCGCTCGCCGAAGCGCGAATCACATTGGCCGAGCAGTATCAGGATGTGAGCGCGGCGAGAGCAAGCCTGGCGAAGGAATTCGAAGACATCAATCGCCGGCTGAGCAACCTGCGATCGGGTGGCACCGACATGCATCCCGACACGCAGGACTTCCTGGCCGACATGAGGAAGATGCGCGTGCCCGCGCAAAGCCTGACGGAAGTCGCCGACATTGCTCCAGGCTTTACGGAGTGGCGCGGCATTATCGAAGCGATTCTGGGAGACTGGGTCGATGCCGTCATCATCGAGCCTCACTTCATGGATCAGGCCTACCCGCATTTCGACCGCAACTATAAGGCAACCAAAGCCAAACTTATCCAATCCGAGAACGTAATGCCGCAGGACCAAACTGTTCGGCAGGGCACGTTGGCTGAGGCCGTGGTCACCGAAAATCCATATGCGCGGGCGTTTCTCAACGTGCGGCTTGGCCGGATCATTCGCGCTCGTTCGGCGAATGATATTCGCAAAGGCGATCTCGCGGCCTCGGTCGATGGCAAATATGCCCATGGCCGGGGTATCGAGTATCGCAGACTGCCGCAAATTCCGCGGCTTGGACAGTCAGTGCGCGACCAGCAAATCGCTCAGCTAACCCAACAGCATCGAGACTTCGAGCCGCGTTTGCAGGCTGCCAAAGAGAACGAGCTTCGGCTGTTCGCCGCACTGGAGGCTATCAAGCGCGCCGAAGCCGCCCTGATCACAAACAAGGGTAACACGATCCGCGTGCTCAAGACGATTGAAGCGGCCGATCTCGAACACAAGCGACAAGCCGACCTCATCACCGATCTCGAAGCTAAACTGCCCAAGGGCGTGATGGAGGAAAAACGCGAAATCGAGGCCGCGCTGGCCGCCTGCAAGCAAGAGCAAATCGACGAAGAAACGAAGGAAAAGGAACTCATTGGCAAGATCGGTCAGCGAAAAGGCGCGATGGAGGCCAATGCTGAGGAGCGGAAAAAAGCTGCTACAAAGGCTCGGGAGGCGTTCCCGCCATACGAACGTCGCCGGCGCCACCATAATCCGCCCGTCGGCCTCGAAGGGTTCGTGCGGCGCGCACGGGCAATCTATTTAAAAGAGCGGGCCACAGGCGAACACCCCGCCCACATACGTAATCGTTTTGAGACACTTCGTAAAGACAAGGCGCCGAGCCAGCGAGCCGCGGTGACGAGGCTCACAACGACGGTTCAGGACTATGTGCTGGCCAACCCCGACCAGCACCCACGCTTTGAGTGGACTCAGTTCGTTGCAACCGAGCAGACGGCGATCCTTTATGATTGGATCGACATGCGACATCGTGAGCTGACCCAGACGATCTTACGCAATTTCAAGATTCAGGTCGACAAGGCAGTGATCGCGTTGGTCGAGACCATGGTCCACGACTTCCTCAGCCGTCTGCGTGCCAATATCGACGCGGTCGATCGGACCAAGGACGATCTCAATAAGGCCCTTCGCGGCAGCGTATTTATGGGAGAGGTCTATCAAATCCGTCAGGAGCGTGACCAGGACAAGGAGACGATCCGATACTTGATTGATCGCCTCGACATCGTGGCGCCAAAAGCCACCGAGCTGATGCAATCAACGTTGAATCCGAATGATCCCGATCAGGTCAAGATCAAAGAGCTGATCGACATGTTGACACTCGAGAGCAATGACGATGCGCACCATCGTCGCCGCTTGCACGAATTGGCGGATTACCGCAACTATTTCCGTTTCAGCATCGATATCTGCGATCCGGAACAAAGTTACCGAAGGATATCCGATCTTGAGCAGCGCCGTGGCAAAGCCAGTGGCGGGCAGAAATTCGTTCCTTTCTATATTTGCCTCGGCGTCGCAGCTCAATCTGCGTACTTCAATCATCTCGGAGGCAGTCGGGACCCACCTCCACAATCAGCCCTTCTGCTGATGGACGAGGCGTTCGAAAAGCTCGATCCCGACAACATCTACAAGATCATTCAGTTCTACCACAGCTTGGGACTGCAGCTCATTATGGCTGCGCCGAAAACGCATCAGGCGCTCTATCAGGAAACCTTTGACACATTGATTTCGATCATCCGGGTTGGTCGCGCCATTCAGGCAACGCCTCAGCATTTCCATCACGACGCGCATATGCTTTTGCGCAAGGAGAACCCGATGCATCAGCCGCGCAGTTTCTTTGAAGAGCGTGTCCGTGAGGAACGGAGACATGCAGCGGAATAG
- a CDS encoding Wadjet anti-phage system protein JetD domain-containing protein yields the protein MQRNSQSAAEALLNLLLDRFEGPRPRTRDITQPIDYTMVRGPAAQDEFHRILQDAERAGGVALEQARIGRFTGEFARVRLVDPDSLYKFLVRAPATTTADSAHQVIQAAIPDILADPYFQEIEQEAITAWKSNKSFLGLSATDVDTVITILRLTHGIVHLSGADIDHRTFSRRIVKDSKALERVEGRVAQLLTRRDPALAGEEPREVLQASGIVRRAHLLQVKGPLRLFSGALQIDGTGNVFIGLPWVAVQQATLSHAVDYVITIENPTSFWRYSTEIDGNYLALLTDGFPARDVLSSMAHLVRAARLTAPNTPVYHWGDIDAGGLRIAAHLEDTFETAIRLHQMELELALTFGSPLQSSKGLEKLANRPGQIGQLACWLRSGGAKMLEQEELDPKTPMFSALVHDQS from the coding sequence ATGCAGCGGAATAGCCAGTCCGCCGCCGAGGCGTTGCTCAACCTCCTGCTCGACCGGTTTGAAGGGCCGCGACCACGTACCCGCGACATTACCCAACCGATCGATTACACGATGGTCAGGGGTCCCGCCGCGCAGGACGAGTTTCACCGCATCCTACAAGATGCGGAACGAGCAGGCGGTGTCGCATTGGAGCAGGCGCGGATAGGGCGATTCACCGGCGAGTTTGCTCGCGTTCGTCTTGTCGACCCCGATAGTCTTTACAAATTTCTGGTCAGAGCACCCGCGACAACCACTGCTGACAGCGCGCATCAAGTCATCCAGGCTGCTATCCCCGATATTCTTGCAGATCCGTACTTCCAAGAGATCGAGCAGGAAGCGATCACTGCTTGGAAAAGCAACAAGAGCTTCCTTGGCCTCTCGGCAACGGACGTTGACACGGTCATTACGATCTTGCGCCTTACGCACGGCATCGTACATCTGTCGGGTGCGGACATCGATCATCGGACATTTTCTCGGCGAATCGTGAAGGACAGCAAAGCCCTAGAACGAGTGGAGGGACGGGTCGCACAACTACTCACGCGTCGCGATCCCGCTTTGGCAGGCGAGGAGCCGCGCGAGGTCTTGCAGGCAAGCGGAATCGTACGCCGAGCCCACCTCTTGCAGGTCAAGGGTCCGCTTCGTTTGTTCTCCGGTGCGCTACAGATTGATGGCACAGGGAACGTCTTTATCGGGCTGCCTTGGGTAGCCGTCCAACAGGCGACATTGTCTCACGCCGTCGATTACGTCATCACCATCGAGAATCCGACCAGCTTTTGGCGATACAGCACGGAAATCGATGGAAACTATCTCGCTCTTCTGACCGACGGCTTCCCGGCGCGCGATGTTCTCTCGAGTATGGCTCACCTCGTTCGAGCCGCGCGTCTTACGGCGCCGAATACACCCGTGTATCACTGGGGTGATATCGACGCTGGAGGTTTGCGGATTGCCGCGCACCTCGAAGACACCTTCGAAACGGCCATCCGATTGCACCAAATGGAGCTCGAGCTCGCCCTGACCTTTGGATCGCCGCTGCAGTCAAGTAAGGGGCTGGAAAAACTGGCAAATCGCCCGGGGCAAATCGGACAATTGGCATGCTGGCTTCGTAGCGGAGGAGCAAAGATGTTGGAGCAAGAAGAGCTCGACCCTAAGACACCAATGTTCTCGGCGCTCGTGCACGATCAATCGTAG
- the dinB gene encoding DNA polymerase IV, whose product MTVEDDDDQAVPPGRQRKIIHVDMDAFYASVEQRDNPDLRGKPVAVGGSQERGVVAAASYEARKFGVRSAMPSVTAKRQCPDLIFVKPRFEVYKAVSQQIRDIFAEHTPIIEPLSLDEAYLDVTENLQSIPLARDVALAIRAKIKEVTGLNASAGISYNKFLAKLASDHRKPNGQYVITPEIGPAFVETLPVSKFHGIGPATSAKMNSLGLHTGLDMRNQSLDFMQANFGKAGEYYYWISRGVDNREVRANRVRKSMGAENTFPTDLTEFHAMVAEMQPLIDKVWRHCEDKGTRGRTVTLKVKFNDLEIITRSKSVPIAVSSRSELERLSVGLLQSEVPVPKSVRLLGISLSALNGEFQTEPQLGLPI is encoded by the coding sequence ATGACCGTCGAGGACGATGACGACCAGGCAGTTCCCCCGGGCCGCCAACGCAAGATCATCCACGTCGACATGGACGCCTTCTACGCATCCGTCGAGCAACGGGACAATCCGGATCTCCGCGGCAAGCCGGTCGCAGTCGGTGGATCGCAGGAGCGGGGCGTCGTAGCGGCCGCGAGTTACGAAGCCCGAAAGTTCGGCGTGCGGTCGGCCATGCCCTCGGTAACCGCCAAGCGGCAGTGTCCAGATCTGATCTTTGTGAAGCCGCGCTTCGAAGTCTACAAGGCGGTCTCCCAGCAGATCCGCGATATCTTCGCTGAGCACACGCCGATCATCGAGCCGCTGTCGCTGGACGAGGCCTATCTGGACGTCACGGAAAATCTGCAAAGCATTCCATTGGCGCGAGACGTGGCGTTGGCGATCCGTGCGAAGATCAAGGAAGTAACCGGCCTCAACGCTTCGGCCGGCATCTCCTACAACAAGTTTCTGGCCAAGCTCGCCTCCGATCACCGCAAGCCGAACGGCCAGTACGTCATCACGCCGGAGATAGGGCCGGCATTTGTCGAGACGCTTCCGGTCAGCAAGTTTCACGGCATCGGGCCGGCGACCAGCGCCAAGATGAATTCCCTCGGTCTCCACACCGGTCTCGACATGCGCAACCAGTCGCTCGACTTCATGCAGGCCAACTTCGGCAAAGCCGGCGAGTACTACTATTGGATATCGAGAGGCGTCGACAACCGCGAGGTTCGCGCCAACCGTGTCCGGAAATCCATGGGCGCAGAAAACACATTTCCCACCGATCTCACTGAGTTTCACGCCATGGTCGCCGAGATGCAGCCGCTGATCGACAAGGTTTGGCGGCACTGCGAAGACAAGGGCACGCGGGGCCGCACAGTCACTTTGAAGGTCAAGTTCAACGACCTCGAGATCATCACGCGCAGCAAATCCGTACCCATCGCGGTCTCGAGCCGCAGCGAATTGGAACGTTTGTCTGTCGGTCTTCTGCAGAGCGAGGTGCCGGTCCCGAAGTCAGTTCGGCTTCTGGGGATCTCGCTGTCCGCGTTGAACGGCGAATTCCAGACCGAGCCGCAACTCGGTCTGCCGATCTGA
- a CDS encoding SOS response-associated peptidase family protein encodes MNNRYVGNLASMPGVFPDYKAPIVRNGTGGRELATARWGMPSSSMALMDATKKRAEKLQAKGKPVDFKELLRMEPDGGATNIRNVKSKHWTRWLGVENRCVVPFNSFSEFNKVEGGDIWFALDETRPLACFAGIWTNCTSVRKVKEGETNNDLFAFLTTEPNAEVGAIHPKAMPVILTTQSEVETWMTAPPDEVLKLQRPLSDGLLKIVARGVKEDPAGQTT; translated from the coding sequence GTGAACAACCGGTATGTCGGCAATCTGGCGTCGATGCCCGGCGTGTTTCCCGATTACAAGGCACCGATCGTGCGTAATGGAACCGGGGGCCGCGAACTCGCCACGGCGCGGTGGGGCATGCCATCGTCATCAATGGCGTTGATGGACGCCACCAAAAAACGAGCCGAAAAGCTGCAAGCCAAGGGCAAGCCGGTCGACTTCAAGGAATTGCTTAGAATGGAGCCGGACGGCGGCGCGACCAACATCCGCAATGTAAAGAGCAAACACTGGACCCGCTGGCTCGGCGTCGAGAACCGTTGCGTGGTGCCGTTCAACTCATTCAGCGAGTTCAACAAGGTCGAAGGCGGCGATATCTGGTTCGCACTCGATGAGACCCGCCCCCTTGCCTGCTTCGCCGGCATCTGGACCAACTGCACGTCCGTCCGGAAGGTCAAGGAAGGCGAGACCAACAACGACCTCTTCGCATTCCTCACGACAGAGCCGAATGCCGAGGTCGGCGCCATCCACCCCAAGGCGATGCCTGTGATCCTGACGACTCAGAGCGAGGTCGAGACCTGGATGACAGCCCCTCCGGACGAGGTCTTGAAGCTGCAACGGCCGCTTTCGGACGGGTTGCTCAAAATCGTCGCCCGCGGCGTAAAGGAAGATCCGGCCGGGCAGACAACATGA
- a CDS encoding carboxymuconolactone decarboxylase family protein, with translation MTQSTKAQAQPACAPPAPVFSPQESRLERGRRALDEIDGKAGHNVITALADIAPDFARYVIEFPFGDIYSRPGLDLRAREIATIAALTALGNASPQLKVHIEAGLNVGLSREEITEVIMQMAVYAGFPAALNGLFAAKEIFALRATPSGETTGS, from the coding sequence ATGACGCAGTCCACGAAAGCACAGGCTCAACCCGCATGCGCACCCCCCGCACCGGTCTTCTCGCCGCAAGAAAGCCGGCTCGAGCGCGGGCGGCGAGCACTAGATGAGATTGACGGCAAGGCTGGGCATAACGTCATCACGGCGCTGGCGGACATCGCGCCCGATTTCGCGCGCTATGTGATCGAGTTCCCCTTCGGCGATATCTATTCCCGCCCCGGCCTCGATCTGCGGGCCCGTGAGATCGCGACCATTGCCGCGTTAACCGCGCTCGGCAATGCCAGCCCTCAGCTCAAGGTTCACATCGAGGCTGGCCTGAACGTCGGCCTGAGCCGTGAAGAGATCACCGAGGTCATCATGCAGATGGCCGTCTATGCCGGCTTCCCGGCCGCGCTCAACGGCCTGTTCGCAGCCAAGGAAATATTCGCCCTCCGCGCCACGCCCAGCGGGGAGACAACCGGCTCTTGA
- a CDS encoding MerR family transcriptional regulator, whose protein sequence is MKIGELAKRSGLTAHTIRYYERIGLLPYADRNQSRHRDYDASILTWIEFLGRLKTTGMPIRDMLRYAALRERGVGTEAERRELLERHRAAVRAHAAELQACLLVLDTKIAGYAGTRTRSKNHDAVHESTGSTRMRTPRTGLLAARKPARARAASTR, encoded by the coding sequence ATGAAGATTGGTGAACTGGCGAAACGCTCGGGACTGACAGCACATACGATTCGTTACTATGAGCGGATCGGGCTGCTGCCCTATGCTGACCGCAACCAATCGCGCCATCGGGATTACGACGCATCGATCCTGACCTGGATCGAGTTTCTCGGCCGTCTGAAGACGACCGGGATGCCGATCCGGGACATGCTGCGCTACGCAGCACTGCGGGAGCGCGGCGTCGGCACTGAGGCTGAGCGTCGCGAGCTTCTGGAGCGCCACCGTGCGGCCGTCCGTGCCCACGCTGCCGAACTGCAAGCGTGCCTTCTCGTTCTCGACACCAAGATTGCTGGCTACGCCGGCACGAGAACAAGGAGCAAAAATCATGACGCAGTCCACGAAAGCACAGGCTCAACCCGCATGCGCACCCCCCGCACCGGTCTTCTCGCCGCAAGAAAGCCGGCTCGAGCGCGGGCGGCGAGCACTAGATGA